A segment of the Echinicola strongylocentroti genome:
GATCCCACATTATATTTTTGGAAAGGATTTTCTTTTGGACAGCCCAGGAAGAGACAGTTACCTGATTTTCAGAATGGATGAAGATGTAACCACGTTGCCCTCTTATCCAGATCCTACTGACCGGGAGATCGATGAAGAGACAAATTTGCGTATCCAAGTACCAAAGGAATATGTCATTGATGGTGTCGAAATCCAACGTGCTCCCACCAACTTGATCCCCAAGAAATTGACCACCGATGTGGACGCCTCCTATACCTATGTACCTGGAGGATCTTACAGTTCACAGTCCGTGATCAGAAAGACAGCTTCTATAGTAAACGAACGGATAGTCCTAAAGGACACCAATAATTCCTCGGAAGATTTCACCTTCTTGGAAAGGGCCGCACCAAAGGCCTTTGCTAATTGATAATAACTGCTTGGCTTAAAAATGAAAAATATCCTCCGATTTGGTCTTTTGATAGTGGCGTGGCTTGCTGTCCTGCAGCCCTTGCTGGGGCAGGAGCAGGACAGTATTGGTAAAAGTGAGGCATTGCTTTCTCCATCATTTGAACTGAAGTGGGAACAAATGTCCGCACTTCCACTAAAACCTTACCTGATCCAGGAGCAGTTTGGAAAGAGTTCATTGGCGCTATACCAGCAAAACGGGGACTTTATTACTGCCCAACAACCTGAAAGGGAGTGGGGACTGAAGGTACAATCTGAAGGAATCCGGGAAGTCAACGGCTTTTGGATGGAGGGTGGTTTTAGCTACCAAAAGGTCTTCAGTGACAGCATGGGGTGGCGGCTCTCAAGAGAGCTCGCCTCCAACCCCTATTATATCGGAAACATCAAGAAAGGCAATTGGGACAAGGATTATTTTGACCTCTACATGAAGGTCGCCAAACCACTCTGGAACGACCGTATCCTATTAGGGCTGGGAATAGATTACCAACTACAGAAACATGCCCGGTACAATGATCCAAGGATAGAGATCAATAGTTATCAGCTGGATATGGACGGACAATTGGGGTACAGAATCGGCAAGGGACAATTTGCGGCAGTCAACCTCGGTTTTGGGAACGCTGACGATAAGGGAGGCTACCGTTATTATGATGAGAATAACGAAAGCTTTGGGGCTGCAGAGTATGTCGTTTATAACCTTTATGGACTGGGCTCTTACGACTTGGTAAAAAGAACACGGTACATCCAAACGTTAAACGAAAAACGCTTGGGAATCCAATATAATATCCACCGGACAGGTTGGAACATCAATGAAGAATTTACCTATTCCTCATCCAGTTCCAATTATGAACGCCGTATCACCAACGGAGGAGAAACCATCATTGAAGATGTAGGCGACTATAAGCTCCATGCCTCCCGAAACAGGTTATATGTGGAACTTCGAAAAGGTAAATGGAACCACCAACTGGTGTCGCTGTCAACTCTGGAAAAAGGAAAGGATTATAATAAGTTGTTCCTAGGGGGCAATTATTTCTATGACAGGTTCTGCCAGGAATTATC
Coding sequences within it:
- a CDS encoding DUF6850 family outer membrane beta-barrel protein, with protein sequence MKNILRFGLLIVAWLAVLQPLLGQEQDSIGKSEALLSPSFELKWEQMSALPLKPYLIQEQFGKSSLALYQQNGDFITAQQPEREWGLKVQSEGIREVNGFWMEGGFSYQKVFSDSMGWRLSRELASNPYYIGNIKKGNWDKDYFDLYMKVAKPLWNDRILLGLGIDYQLQKHARYNDPRIEINSYQLDMDGQLGYRIGKGQFAAVNLGFGNADDKGGYRYYDENNESFGAAEYVVYNLYGLGSYDLVKRTRYIQTLNEKRLGIQYNIHRTGWNINEEFTYSSSSSNYERRITNGGETIIEDVGDYKLHASRNRLYVELRKGKWNHQLVSLSTLEKGKDYNKLFLGGNYFYDRFCQELSYQASDYVSRFSIKGTAFYNQVSKKDFNASHEYDYANAGLEVEVQKGIKINEVLYRGTLAANYRYNLNGQVRVNPQYENIVSQSVVYPEWSYQTANFISPMAQVSAEKSLEKLTLRGSLRYQSEIATKVNEVSNSIYLPEGRRNYINFTITVLH